The following coding sequences are from one Triticum dicoccoides isolate Atlit2015 ecotype Zavitan chromosome 4A, WEW_v2.0, whole genome shotgun sequence window:
- the LOC119283876 gene encoding tropinone reductase homolog At2g29370-like: protein MFIQWEETLPSTMNVHVVTFKGIGYAIVEELAGFGARVHACSRNAAELEECRRRWEEKGLHVTASACDVSVRADRERLMDTVRQTFDGKLDILVNNAGQLLVKPTAECTAEEYSKVMATNLESSFHLSQLARPLLVRAGGGSIINMSSIGGSIGFVGSTVYAITKGAMNQLTRSLATEWAPDKIRVNGVAPGFITTDMIKDMDTEYLEQEHSKTPLRRSGKPAEIASAVAFLCMPAASFITGQVICVDGGRTISA, encoded by the exons ATgttcattcagtgggaggagacgctcCCGTCCACTATGAATGTGCATGTGGTGACTTT CAAAGGGATAGGGTACGCCATCGTGGAGGAGCTCGCCGGGTTCGGTGCGAGGGTGCATGCCTGCTCCCGGAACGCGGCCGAGCTGGAGGAGTGCCGACGGCGGTGGGAGGAGAAGGGCCTGCATGTCACCGCCTCCGCCTGCGACGTCTCTGTGCGCGCCGACAGGGAGAGGCTCATGGACACCGTCCGGCAGACCTTCGACGGCAAGCTCGACATACTA GTGAACAACGCGGGGCAGCTGCTGGTGAAGCCCACCGCGGAGTGCACCGCGGAGGAGTACTCCAAGGTGATGGCTACCAACCTGGAGTCGAGCTTCCATCTCAGCCAGCTCGCGCGCCCTCTTCTCGTGCGCGCCGGAGGAGGCAGCATCATCAACATGTCCTCCATTGGAGGCTCCATCGGCTTCGTTGGCTCCACCGTCTATGCTATCACAAAAG GTGCAATGAACCAACTGACGAGGAGTTTGGCCACCGAGTGGGCCCCTGACAAGATCCGTGTGAACGGTGTCGCCCCAGGATTTATCACAACCGATATGATTAAAGAC ATGGATACGGAGTACCTGGAACAAGAGCACTCCAAAACCCCGTTGCGGCGGAGTGGCAAGCCAGCTGAGATCGCCTCCGCGGTGGCATTTCTGTGCATGCCGGCTGCTTCCTTCATCACCGGGCAGGTCATCTGCGTCGACGGTGGTCGGACCATTAGTGCTTAA